A window from Gemmatimonadota bacterium encodes these proteins:
- a CDS encoding LarC family nickel insertion protein, producing the protein MAIAYFDCFSGISGDMIIGALVDAGLDFDTLNSELEKLPLDGFRLTRKTVTRQHIAGTKIDVLVRTAEGREIIEGPGESGPFHDHGEARHLDDLTAIIEGSTLDGAVRNRAIEVFDHLATAESKVHGISKQEVHLHEVSGVDAIVDVVGACIGLALLDIDQVYASALPVGRGFIHCAHGRMPVPAPGALELMRDMPVYHTGIEGELVTPTGAAFLKATADGHGVLPRMILRTIGYGAGTKDLPEHPNLLRVCIGDGVD; encoded by the coding sequence ATGGCCATAGCGTACTTCGACTGCTTCTCCGGCATCAGCGGCGATATGATTATTGGCGCGCTGGTGGACGCCGGCCTGGATTTCGATACGTTGAACAGCGAACTGGAGAAACTCCCCCTGGACGGTTTCCGTCTCACCCGGAAGACAGTGACCCGGCAGCATATCGCGGGAACCAAGATCGACGTCCTCGTCCGGACCGCGGAGGGCCGTGAAATCATCGAAGGTCCCGGCGAATCCGGACCCTTCCACGACCACGGGGAAGCGAGGCACCTGGACGATTTGACCGCCATCATCGAAGGCAGCACGCTCGACGGGGCTGTCAGAAACCGGGCCATCGAGGTGTTCGATCACCTGGCAACGGCGGAAAGCAAGGTGCACGGCATCTCGAAACAGGAAGTACACCTGCACGAAGTCAGCGGGGTGGACGCGATTGTCGACGTCGTGGGCGCCTGCATAGGCCTGGCCCTGCTCGACATAGACCAGGTGTACGCGTCGGCGCTTCCGGTGGGACGGGGCTTCATCCACTGCGCGCACGGCCGCATGCCCGTCCCCGCACCCGGCGCGCTTGAACTGATGCGCGACATGCCGGTTTACCACACCGGGATCGAAGGTGAACTGGTCACCCCGACCGGCGCCGCCTTTCTGAAGGCCACGGCCGACGGGCACGGGGTCCTGCCAAGGATGATATTGAGAACGATCGGCTATGGCGCCGGTACGAAGGATCTCCCGGAACACCCGAACCTGCTCCGGGTATGTATCGGCGACGGTGTGGACTGA
- a CDS encoding BamA/TamA family outer membrane protein, translating into MVEGMRFSSKSSASARCGITPYRMRYLVAVWTFLFLQGFGAAPAYPQQSPIVERIVIEGNTSIADDRILDLIETRTDGILRSGRLNDAVWRTDRNAVESFYVNSGFLEARVRAIRERIDGDRIGLRIVIDEGPRYTVRAVNLTGFGYLAEDEVRQRLSTQEGQVFYRLLTANDRRNIQGLADRRALLDMTVDYQVLQHPEDQTVTVNFLVAEGHPIRVGDIRVLGLQKTRPNVVIRELEIEPGELYDNAKIALSQTRLFQTGLFRSVRLSPVRSDTSANVRDLEVEVTELPGGEVSFGAGFASAEHFRGSFSVAYRNLLGQGITIGSNGQVSSLFQQLDTGITQPWLFRTRTSGILRAFFRREDRTSHTEREVGMSVAANRELSRTYQSQLIYTLKNIEVSSLSEELAELLRSGSEPDSLRSRREGSLTGVVTYDTRDDILNPTTGFYGQFQTGLASPLLGSSTQNRNSILTLMAIVRTYLSIPNAPDFSTSLAFSYVQALGENRVPLDRKLFIGGDRSVRGFRINQIGQPDGGLIAISSQNEVRVPLSWFTLAVFADWGGVGKTVESFSFGDLLLGYGAGIRVNSPIGLIRGDVGFHNQSKIDPPNSRKYDRTFFYFGLGQAF; encoded by the coding sequence ATGGTAGAGGGTATGCGGTTTTCCTCGAAGTCATCCGCTTCCGCCCGGTGCGGGATCACGCCATACCGGATGCGGTATCTCGTTGCGGTCTGGACCTTCCTGTTCCTGCAGGGTTTCGGCGCTGCACCGGCCTATCCCCAACAGTCCCCCATCGTCGAGCGCATCGTAATCGAAGGCAATACGTCCATCGCCGATGATCGTATTCTCGACCTGATCGAGACCAGGACGGACGGGATCCTGCGCAGCGGCCGGTTGAACGACGCCGTCTGGCGGACCGACCGGAACGCGGTCGAGAGTTTCTACGTCAACAGCGGGTTCCTGGAAGCCCGGGTCCGGGCCATACGTGAGCGGATCGACGGGGACCGGATCGGGCTCAGGATCGTGATCGACGAGGGCCCGCGATACACCGTGCGCGCGGTCAATCTGACCGGCTTCGGATATCTGGCCGAGGACGAGGTCAGGCAGCGCCTGTCGACGCAGGAAGGCCAGGTATTCTACCGTCTGCTCACCGCGAACGACCGGCGCAATATCCAGGGTCTCGCCGACCGCAGGGCATTGCTCGACATGACGGTCGACTACCAGGTCTTGCAGCATCCGGAAGACCAGACGGTAACTGTTAACTTCCTGGTTGCCGAGGGCCATCCGATCAGGGTGGGCGACATTCGGGTCCTGGGACTGCAGAAGACACGGCCGAACGTGGTGATCCGCGAACTGGAGATCGAGCCGGGAGAGCTGTACGACAACGCGAAGATCGCCTTGAGCCAGACCCGGCTATTCCAGACGGGGTTGTTCAGAAGCGTGCGCCTGTCACCCGTACGGAGCGACACCTCCGCCAACGTGCGGGACCTGGAGGTGGAGGTTACCGAGTTGCCCGGGGGAGAAGTGAGCTTCGGCGCCGGGTTCGCCTCGGCCGAGCACTTCAGGGGCAGTTTCAGCGTCGCCTATCGAAACCTGCTGGGGCAGGGGATTACCATCGGTTCCAACGGTCAGGTCAGCTCGCTCTTCCAGCAGTTGGACACCGGGATCACGCAGCCGTGGCTGTTCCGGACCCGGACGTCGGGCATCCTGCGGGCGTTTTTCCGCCGCGAGGACCGTACCAGCCATACGGAGCGAGAGGTCGGCATGTCCGTGGCGGCAAACCGCGAACTCTCCCGCACGTACCAGAGTCAGTTGATCTATACGCTGAAGAACATCGAGGTGTCTTCGCTCAGCGAGGAACTGGCCGAATTGCTGCGAAGCGGTTCGGAACCGGACAGCCTCCGGTCCAGGCGCGAGGGCAGTCTGACCGGGGTCGTGACGTACGACACGCGGGACGATATCCTGAACCCGACGACGGGATTCTACGGCCAGTTCCAGACCGGCCTGGCCAGTCCGCTGCTCGGCAGTTCGACGCAGAACCGGAACTCGATACTGACGTTGATGGCCATCGTGCGCACCTACCTGTCCATACCCAACGCGCCCGATTTTTCCACTTCCCTGGCGTTCAGCTACGTGCAGGCGCTGGGTGAGAACCGCGTGCCCCTCGACCGGAAACTGTTTATCGGGGGCGACCGGTCGGTCCGTGGTTTCAGAATAAACCAGATCGGCCAGCCCGATGGCGGGCTGATTGCCATCAGTTCGCAGAACGAGGTTCGGGTTCCGCTTTCCTGGTTTACCCTGGCCGTGTTCGCGGACTGGGGCGGGGTAGGAAAGACGGTGGAGTCTTTCAGTTTCGGAGACCTCCTCCTGGGCTACGGAGCCGGAATCCGGGTTAACTCGCCGATCGGGCTGATACGGGGTGACGTGGGTTTTCACAATCAAAGCAAGATCGACCCTCCCAATTCGAGGAAATACGACCGGACTTTCTTCTACTTCGGTCTCGGACAGGCGTTCTGA
- the hxlB gene encoding 6-phospho-3-hexuloisomerase, which produces MIARSILDELRRTLNRISCDEVEALVREVTGVQRIFVAGAGRSGLVMGSFAMRLAQLGRPVHVVGDTTSPPIQQGDLLLIGSGSGVTDRLVHYAEKAAEAGARVAAATADPDSPAARLADVVVVIPAPTPKLSKATGSKEHRSHQPMGTLFEQSLGVMLDACVLLLMARLDETGRSMFARHANLE; this is translated from the coding sequence ATGATCGCCCGGTCCATCCTGGACGAACTCCGGCGGACGCTGAATCGGATCTCATGCGATGAGGTCGAAGCGCTGGTACGGGAAGTCACTGGGGTCCAGCGGATTTTCGTTGCCGGCGCGGGGCGTTCCGGGCTGGTCATGGGCAGTTTCGCCATGCGGCTGGCGCAACTCGGCCGGCCGGTCCACGTGGTGGGTGATACGACCTCGCCGCCCATCCAGCAGGGCGATCTGTTGCTGATCGGATCTGGATCCGGGGTGACGGACCGCCTGGTCCACTATGCGGAGAAAGCCGCCGAGGCCGGCGCGCGCGTTGCGGCGGCCACCGCCGACCCGGATTCTCCGGCCGCCCGGCTGGCGGACGTTGTCGTCGTCATACCCGCGCCCACGCCGAAATTATCGAAAGCAACCGGCAGTAAGGAACATCGGTCGCACCAGCCGATGGGCACGCTCTTCGAACAGAGCCTCGGGGTGATGCTCGATGCCTGCGTCTTGCTGCTCATGGCGCGGCTCGACGAAACCGGGCGGAGCATGTTCGCACGCCACGCCAATCTGGAGTAG